From one Flavobacterium sp. N502536 genomic stretch:
- a CDS encoding OmpA family protein: MTDNTDSLVSTPTTQTPSEAGAVNKFDSNAIPVSDKPLGAFPYFNLPENYEGTPKNNTADYDVAYFWVKDHFEKPEGKMFYARITAKEGKSYSDLEVAKNLDELIKSVDGVKVSEMKVPADSSHTIPDNNRVKYMNGYGFIANAITTTYLIRRADRNIWVQLTPGDDAVSAGWMILETKPFKMTASLTKADEMKKELDSKGHIALYINFDTNKATIKTESSPIIDEIQKLLTANTGLKIAIEGHTDNTGVAAQNKKLSEERANAVKTALIAKGINVSRLQTKGWGSDKPIADNTSEENKAKNRRVEIVKL, encoded by the coding sequence GTGACAGATAACACTGATTCGCTTGTATCGACCCCAACTACTCAAACCCCTTCGGAAGCAGGAGCAGTAAATAAATTCGACAGTAATGCTATCCCGGTTTCAGACAAACCTCTTGGTGCTTTCCCTTACTTTAACCTGCCTGAAAATTACGAAGGCACTCCAAAGAATAACACAGCAGATTACGACGTTGCTTATTTTTGGGTAAAAGACCATTTTGAAAAACCGGAAGGAAAAATGTTCTACGCCAGAATTACTGCAAAAGAAGGAAAATCATACAGTGATCTTGAAGTAGCAAAAAATCTAGACGAGTTAATTAAAAGTGTTGATGGGGTAAAAGTATCTGAAATGAAAGTTCCCGCTGATTCCTCGCATACCATTCCGGATAACAACCGTGTTAAATACATGAACGGCTATGGTTTTATAGCCAATGCAATTACCACGACCTATCTTATTCGACGTGCGGACAGAAATATTTGGGTACAGCTTACTCCTGGTGACGATGCTGTATCGGCCGGATGGATGATACTGGAAACAAAACCTTTTAAAATGACGGCCTCGCTTACCAAAGCAGATGAAATGAAGAAAGAACTTGATTCTAAAGGACACATTGCGCTGTACATTAATTTCGACACCAATAAAGCTACTATAAAAACAGAATCTTCTCCTATAATTGATGAAATTCAGAAATTATTAACTGCGAATACCGGTCTTAAAATTGCGATTGAAGGTCATACCGATAATACCGGGGTTGCTGCACAAAACAAAAAACTTTCGGAAGAAAGAGCAAATGCTGTAAAAACGGCTTTAATCGCTAAGGGAATAAATGTATCCAGATTGCAAACAAAAGGTTGGGGTTCTGATAAACCTATTGCCGATAATACCAGTGAAGAGAACAAAGCAAAAAATCGCAGGGTAGAAATTGTAAAACTGTAA
- a CDS encoding ribonuclease HII translates to MLQKNFSKYLLETGTDEAGRGCLAGPVTAAAVILPADFENQILNDSKQLSEKTRSLLKPVIEEQAVCFAVTHLLPDEIDEINILNASMKGMQECVLKLNPTPEFIIVDGNRSLNAKLGLKNTVGKQFTTAEIELLKSIPNQSIIKGDAKFLSIAAASVLAKTYRDEYMDLIHEEFPMYNWKKNKGYPTKEHREAIKKYGTTKYHRMSFRLLPTQLELF, encoded by the coding sequence ATGCTTCAAAAAAATTTTTCAAAATACCTTTTAGAAACCGGAACTGACGAAGCAGGTCGGGGATGTTTGGCAGGTCCTGTAACTGCAGCAGCCGTAATTTTACCAGCTGATTTTGAAAACCAGATTCTAAACGACAGTAAACAATTGTCTGAAAAAACAAGATCCCTGTTAAAACCTGTTATAGAAGAACAAGCCGTTTGTTTTGCCGTTACCCATTTACTTCCTGACGAAATCGACGAAATAAACATCCTAAATGCTTCGATGAAAGGAATGCAGGAATGTGTTTTGAAGTTAAATCCTACACCTGAATTTATTATTGTTGATGGAAACCGTTCGCTGAATGCAAAACTGGGGCTTAAGAATACCGTTGGGAAACAATTTACCACAGCTGAAATCGAATTGCTAAAATCGATCCCTAATCAAAGTATCATAAAAGGAGATGCGAAATTTTTAAGTATTGCTGCGGCTTCTGTTCTTGCGAAAACCTATCGTGATGAATACATGGATCTCATTCATGAAGAATTTCCAATGTACAACTGGAAAAAAAATAAAGGTTATCCAACAAAAGAACACCGCGAGGCTATTAAAAAGTATGGCACGACAAAGTACCACCGTATGTCCTTCAGATTACTGCCTACTCAATTGGAATTGTTTTAA